In Ptychodera flava strain L36383 chromosome 17, AS_Pfla_20210202, whole genome shotgun sequence, one genomic interval encodes:
- the LOC139115998 gene encoding RAD52 motif-containing protein 1-like isoform X2: protein MASAIEIIEFKRPDNRDNNLYLTGIFGNFDEGELVSKLTEIFSQYGLLYEVQTMLGKFTMPACQTEDQPETSSKSYYAFIKYYSTKAAELARTEMNGQPLFTKGHAISIVEDDDFQEEGSDNTASTIRYMCITKLELPRHDVQTEGLGIGEADYNPKDVSTKGSAIAQAKKIAYRRASENAFSKLVLVVFGDGRVMVEVNNTQPDLLEYINDDLDEELIKVNQLEAVETEDSADQTDEGAVDTSELDQINAQMLLDLEQDV, encoded by the exons ATGGCCTCGGCTATTGAAATAATCGAGTTCAAGAGACCCGATAACAGGGACAATAATCTGTATTTGACAGGAATATTTGGGAATTTCGATGAAGGAGAGCTTGTG AGCAAATTAACAGAAATATTCTCGCAATATGGACTCCTATATGAGGTCCAAACAATGCTTGGCAAGTTTACCATGCCTGCCTGTCAGACAGAAGACCAACCAGAGACCAGCTCAAAAAGTTACTATGCATTTATCAAGTACTACTCCACCAAAGCTGCAGAACTTGCAAGAACAGAGATGAACGGACAACCTTTATTCACCAAAGGTCACGCCATCTCT ATTGTAGAAGATGATGATTTTCAAGAAGAGGGTTCTGACAACACAGCCAGTACTATCAGATACATGTGTATCACCAAACTTGAACTTCCAAGACATGATGTTCAGACAGAGGGACTTGGCATTGGTGAAGCTGATTATAATCCTAAAG ATGTATCCACCAAAGGATCAGCCATTGCCCAGGCCAAGAAGATCGCCTACAGACGGGCATCTGAGAACGCTTTCAGCAAACTGGTGCTGGTTGTCTTTGGTGACGGCAGAGTTATGGTAGAAGTCAACAACACTCAACCAGATTTACTGGAATACATCAATGATGACCTGGATGAAGAATTGATCAAG GTCAATCAGCTGGAAGCAGTTGAGACAGAAGATTCTGCTGATCAGactgatgagggcgctgttgacACCAGTGAACTGGACCAGATCAATGCCCAAATGCTCCTGGATTTGGAGCAAGATGTCTAA
- the LOC139115998 gene encoding RAD52 motif-containing protein 1-like isoform X1, translated as MASAIEIIEFKRPDNRDNNLYLTGIFGNFDEGELVSKLTEIFSQYGLLYEVQTMLGKFTMPACQTEDQPETSSKSYYAFIKYYSTKAAELARTEMNGQPLFTKGHAISIRVANPRKSFDMSQHSLPLWKCRELADYYLGFNSWSNTITSIVEDDDFQEEGSDNTASTIRYMCITKLELPRHDVQTEGLGIGEADYNPKDVSTKGSAIAQAKKIAYRRASENAFSKLVLVVFGDGRVMVEVNNTQPDLLEYINDDLDEELIKVNQLEAVETEDSADQTDEGAVDTSELDQINAQMLLDLEQDV; from the exons ATGGCCTCGGCTATTGAAATAATCGAGTTCAAGAGACCCGATAACAGGGACAATAATCTGTATTTGACAGGAATATTTGGGAATTTCGATGAAGGAGAGCTTGTG AGCAAATTAACAGAAATATTCTCGCAATATGGACTCCTATATGAGGTCCAAACAATGCTTGGCAAGTTTACCATGCCTGCCTGTCAGACAGAAGACCAACCAGAGACCAGCTCAAAAAGTTACTATGCATTTATCAAGTACTACTCCACCAAAGCTGCAGAACTTGCAAGAACAGAGATGAACGGACAACCTTTATTCACCAAAGGTCACGCCATCTCT ATCCGAGTGGCAAATCCCAGGAAGAGTTTTGACATGAGTCAGCACAGTTTACCACTCTGGAAGTGCAGAGAATTGGCAGATTACTATCTGGGATTTAACAGTTGGTCAAACACTATCACATCG ATTGTAGAAGATGATGATTTTCAAGAAGAGGGTTCTGACAACACAGCCAGTACTATCAGATACATGTGTATCACCAAACTTGAACTTCCAAGACATGATGTTCAGACAGAGGGACTTGGCATTGGTGAAGCTGATTATAATCCTAAAG ATGTATCCACCAAAGGATCAGCCATTGCCCAGGCCAAGAAGATCGCCTACAGACGGGCATCTGAGAACGCTTTCAGCAAACTGGTGCTGGTTGTCTTTGGTGACGGCAGAGTTATGGTAGAAGTCAACAACACTCAACCAGATTTACTGGAATACATCAATGATGACCTGGATGAAGAATTGATCAAG GTCAATCAGCTGGAAGCAGTTGAGACAGAAGATTCTGCTGATCAGactgatgagggcgctgttgacACCAGTGAACTGGACCAGATCAATGCCCAAATGCTCCTGGATTTGGAGCAAGATGTCTAA
- the LOC139116519 gene encoding vesicular inhibitory amino acid transporter-like, producing MNLTEKSLLVEMSSFNEKSRILPTSSCDVREKPGTIDEYERPVAKEGDASVLQAAWNICNCVFGVGIITIPYAVREGGLIASVLIFVTACIIDNYTSKVLALCLYDDVLEPDGTYRTVRVRSSYADIAEACWKSFGRKMIITIQLIYVTAVATLYLELSGFILVETFPQAGISQLQWTVLSTLFVTPTIFLRTLTRISWSSMLAVVSVSSMFAGVLAYSIHEMENSDWKFTLDHKITIESFTICCGVLLFNFEASFAIAGVEESMRERSKFNKMVNWSYVFCTFFLLLYSIPPYLAFGDNTREFITYNLPSNAIHTIISLLLVAKALFTYPLFFFFIIDNIDLLKFRFLPPCYGRTQKEFPSPWAMIFRVVIILFCLFLAIVVPHFSKFMGFIGSLVSPWMSFICPCAFYVILKRHDIGRCELIINMVIIVIATLICVVFSILSFRELVRSFKTEN from the exons ATGAATCTCACTGAGAAATCTTTGCTGGTTGAAATGTCGAGTTTTAATGAAAAATCGCGGATCCTGCCCACGAGTAGTTGTGACGTCAGAGAAAAACCCGGCACAATAGATGAGTATGAGCGCCCTGTTGCAAAAGAAG GCGACGCTTCAGTACTTCAGGCAGCGTGGAATATCTGTAACTGCGTGTTCGGCGTCGGCATTATAACCATTCCATATGCAGTGCGGGAAGGCGGACTTATTGCATCCGTTTTAATATTCGTCACCGCTTGCATCATCGATAATTACACCAGTAAG gTTTTAGCACTCTGTCTGTATGACGATGTTCTTGAACCTGACGGTACCTATCGCACAGTCCGTGTTCGAAGCAGCTACGCTGATATTGCGGAGGCGTGCTGGAAATCCTTCGGCCGCAAAATGATCATAACAATCCAGTTGATCTACGTCACGGCCGTCGCCACCCTCTACCTGGAACTATCTGGCTTCATCCTGGTCGAAACTTTTCCCCAAGCTGGCATTTCTCAGCTGCAATGGACGGTGCTATCGACGTTATTCGTCACGCCTACGATTTTTCTTCGCACGCTGACGCGGATTTCGTGGTCCAGCATGTTGGCCGTTGTCTCGGTGTCATCCATGTTCGCCGGCGTTCTTGCTTATTCGATTCACGAAATGGAGAATAGTGACTGGAAATTCACGCTCGACCACAAAATTACCATCGAATCTTTCACAATCTGTTGCGGGGTACTccttttcaatttcgaggcgagTTTTGCCATCGCCGGAGTGGAAGAGAGCATGCGCGAACGATCGAAATTCAACAAAATGGTGAACTGGAGCTACGTTTTCTGTACTTTCTTTCTCCTGCTGTATTCAATCCCGCCATACCTTGCGTTCGGTGACAACACCAGGGAGTTTATCACGTACAATTTGCCAAGCAACGCCATCCACACCATCATAAGCCTTCTTCTGGTTGCCAAGGCCTTGTTCACCTACcctctcttcttcttcttcatcatcGACAACATCGACTTGCTAAAATTCAGATTCCTGCCGCCATGTTATGGAAGAACTCAGAAAGAATTTCCCTCGCCCTGGGCCATGATATTTCGTGTTGTTATCATCCTGTTTTGTCTGTTTTTAGCCATTGTGGTCCCCCACTTTTCCAAGTTCATGGGTTTCATAGGGAGTCTTGTGAGCCCGTGGATGAGTTTTATTTGCCCGTGTGCTTTCTACGTCATTCTGAAACGTCACGATATTGGCAGGTGTGAATTAATTATAAATATGGTAATTATTGTAATTGCTACATTGATTTGTGTTGTCTTTAGTATATTGTCTTTCAGAGAATTAGTTCGATCTTTTAAGACAGAAAATTAA